A stretch of the Papaver somniferum cultivar HN1 chromosome 6, ASM357369v1, whole genome shotgun sequence genome encodes the following:
- the LOC113285850 gene encoding cytochrome c oxidase subunit 6b-3-like — MILLQVDELKTAPYDYRFPTTNQTRHCYTRYIEYHRCIRAKGKDAPECEKFARYYRSLCPSEWIERWNEQLENGTFPGPL, encoded by the exons ATGATTTTGCTGCAGGTTGATGAGTTGAAAACAGCTCCTTACGATTATCGTTTTCCCACCACTAACCAAACACGCCATTGCTACACTCGCTACATCGAATATCATAGGTGTATAAGAGCCAAGGGGAAGGATGCACCAGAGTGTGAGAAGTTTGCTCGTTATTATCGTTCACTGTGTCCATCTGAATGG ATTGAGAGGTGGAACGAACAATTGGAGAATGGCACGTTTCCTGGTCCTCTTTAG